From a single Granulicella aggregans genomic region:
- a CDS encoding DUF3179 domain-containing protein, whose product MTIRSLGPWVSAIAAVVVVAITLRVWARSKRVLPRLATLALCLLVIAGAALTNVNIFEVMFHPYASPSFTDPASAQVDSDDKVLGVRINGEARAYPIRTMGYHHIVNDVVGGKPLAVTYCTLCHTGLVWSRTLNGRTLHFRLAGINNGNALMRDEETSSIWQQSTGEAIFGPWKGQHLSLIHSDELTFALWRAEQPAGLVLKPDPKYVSEYDPKDWEKHVEKTHTVIDTSKSGFPPHELILGVTNAGLSKAYPLKSILAAKIVQDQVGDFPILIAMGPDGSSIRIFKGRLGSAPMTFISTVGAGRIMRDAETGSDWNFEGCALSGKLAGQCLQAIDSNKDYWFDWLNHHPATQLFRG is encoded by the coding sequence TTGACGATCCGGTCTCTCGGTCCGTGGGTCTCTGCCATCGCGGCGGTCGTCGTTGTCGCAATCACACTTCGTGTGTGGGCACGATCGAAGCGGGTCTTGCCGCGACTGGCGACGCTGGCCCTTTGCTTACTCGTGATCGCCGGGGCGGCCCTCACCAACGTCAATATCTTCGAAGTGATGTTTCATCCTTATGCGTCACCGTCCTTCACCGACCCCGCATCTGCCCAAGTCGACTCCGACGACAAGGTGCTTGGGGTCAGGATCAATGGGGAGGCACGAGCCTACCCTATCCGTACGATGGGTTACCACCACATCGTGAACGATGTGGTCGGGGGCAAGCCTCTCGCTGTGACCTATTGCACCTTGTGCCACACCGGTCTCGTATGGAGCCGCACGCTCAATGGCAGGACGCTGCACTTTCGTCTCGCGGGCATCAATAACGGGAATGCGCTGATGCGCGATGAAGAGACCAGCAGCATCTGGCAGCAGAGCACAGGCGAAGCGATCTTCGGGCCATGGAAAGGGCAGCATCTGAGCCTGATCCATAGCGATGAGCTGACCTTCGCGCTATGGCGGGCCGAGCAGCCGGCAGGTCTGGTCCTCAAACCAGATCCGAAATATGTGTCAGAGTACGACCCGAAGGACTGGGAGAAGCATGTCGAGAAGACCCACACGGTCATAGACACCAGCAAGTCTGGATTTCCGCCCCACGAGCTGATCCTGGGGGTGACGAACGCCGGTCTAAGTAAGGCCTATCCGCTGAAGTCTATTCTTGCCGCGAAGATTGTCCAGGACCAGGTTGGCGACTTCCCTATTCTTATCGCCATGGGCCCCGACGGATCGTCGATTCGCATCTTCAAGGGTAGACTCGGGTCGGCTCCGATGACCTTCATCTCTACCGTTGGCGCTGGAAGAATCATGCGTGATGCGGAGACAGGAAGTGATTGGAACTTCGAGGGATGCGCACTTTCAGGCAAACTGGCAGGCCAGTGCCTCCAGGCGATAGACAGTAACAAGGACTACTGGTTCGACTGGCTCAATCACCACCCCGCGACGCAGTTGTTTCGAGGCTGA